The Phragmitibacter flavus genome contains a region encoding:
- a CDS encoding paraquat-inducible protein A, whose product MTPEPNPSPSPISAASQGLASCHVCGKVSPVTVGHCPRCDTPLHLRKPQSLERTWAFLIAAVILYIPANTMPIMTVQGIGGAEKNTILSGVVRFWEMKSYPVAIVIFTASVLIPLLKVIALVWLCLAARGRSQTAPRSLSRLYHITELLGRWSMVDVFVVAILVCLVQLGAIMTITPGPAALCFSAVVILTMFSAMSFDPRLIWDRHHEKPNPSSSLPSLPTNE is encoded by the coding sequence ATGACTCCAGAACCGAATCCCTCCCCATCCCCCATCAGTGCCGCCTCCCAAGGCCTCGCCTCCTGCCACGTCTGCGGCAAGGTAAGCCCCGTGACGGTTGGCCATTGCCCCCGCTGCGACACCCCCCTCCACCTGCGCAAGCCCCAGAGCCTTGAACGCACCTGGGCCTTTCTCATCGCCGCCGTCATCCTTTACATTCCCGCCAACACCATGCCGATCATGACCGTGCAAGGCATCGGTGGGGCCGAAAAAAACACCATCCTCTCCGGCGTTGTGCGCTTTTGGGAAATGAAGTCCTATCCCGTCGCCATCGTCATCTTCACCGCCAGCGTCCTCATCCCCCTCCTTAAAGTCATCGCCCTCGTCTGGCTCTGCCTCGCCGCCCGCGGTCGCTCCCAGACCGCCCCACGATCCCTCTCCCGCCTTTATCACATCACCGAACTCCTTGGACGCTGGTCCATGGTCGATGTCTTTGTCGTCGCCATCCTCGTTTGCCTCGTTCAACTCGGCGCCATCATGACCATTACCCCGGGCCCCGCCGCCCTGTGCTTCTCCGCCGTCGTCATCCTCACCATGTTCTCCGCCATGAGCTTCGATCCAAGACTCATCTGGGACCGGCACCACGAAAAACCGAACCCTTCCTCATCTCTTCCTTCCCTTCCGACAAATGAGTGA